From Desulfuromonas soudanensis, the proteins below share one genomic window:
- a CDS encoding MgtC/SapB family protein encodes MDWLHQLQNSYELSILGRLLLASLLGGLIGLEREIHGRPAGFRTHLLVTLGSCLMMIVSEYFFIKFGDLSADGVVRLDPGRVAAQIVTGIGFLGAGAIIKEGHAVRGLTTAACLWVVAGIGMAVGVGLYSAALIVTVVALGNLLFLKRVELMLKKDRYRTLHVTCDDGHGIRQKLEVFLAERHLRVLNFGIEKDKLCKEVRFEFQVAQCGDDVRGVVAEAIADFAEVKKVRFR; translated from the coding sequence ATGGATTGGCTGCATCAGCTGCAGAACAGCTACGAACTGAGCATCCTCGGCCGGCTCCTCCTGGCCTCTCTCCTCGGCGGTCTCATCGGCCTGGAGCGGGAGATTCACGGCCGCCCCGCCGGTTTTCGCACCCATCTCCTGGTCACTCTCGGCTCCTGTCTGATGATGATCGTCTCCGAGTATTTTTTCATCAAGTTCGGCGACCTGTCTGCGGACGGCGTGGTGCGTCTCGACCCGGGGCGGGTCGCGGCCCAGATTGTCACCGGCATCGGTTTCCTCGGCGCCGGGGCGATCATCAAGGAAGGGCATGCCGTGCGCGGTTTGACCACGGCCGCCTGTCTGTGGGTGGTGGCGGGAATCGGCATGGCCGTCGGTGTCGGTCTCTATTCGGCGGCGCTGATCGTCACCGTCGTGGCCCTCGGCAACCTTCTTTTTCTCAAGCGTGTGGAGCTGATGCTGAAAAAGGACCGGTATCGAACTCTCCACGTTACCTGTGACGACGGCCATGGCATACGTCAGAAGTTGGAGGTCTTTCTTGCCGAGCGACATTTGCGCGTTCTCAACTTCGGGATTGAAAAGGACAAACTCTGCAAGGAAGTTCGCTTCGAGTTCCAGGTTGCTCAATGCGGAGACGATGTGCGGGGGGTGGTGGCCGAAGCCATCGCCGATTTTGCCGAGGTCAAGAAAGTACGTTTCCGGTAA
- a CDS encoding molybdopterin-dependent oxidoreductase codes for MDIKRRQLIKGAAAAAAMAAAGFPVNALLASQAEAAEAGLTWGKAPCRFCGTGCGILVGTKNGKVVATKGDAAAPVNRGLNCIKGYFLAKILSAPDRLTRPLLRQGDKFVPVSWDQALDLIAEKMQETIRDHGAQAVGMFGSGQWTVQEGYVAAKFMKGGIGSNSLDPNARFCMASAVTGFMTTFGSDEPMGNYDDLDLGDTFFLWGANMSECHPILFSRMTANRVKNPDVQIIDLATRYTRTSREADRYVEFQPQSDLALANGIAHVIVRDKLYDKTFVAEKVTFKKGKTDIGYGTEDNFQFKEEAVGIDFAEYAEFLKDYTPEKVEAISGVPAGTVEELARLYADPKRKVCSYWTMGFNQHSRGTWVNNLVYNIHLLTGKISQPGQGPFSLTGQPSACGTAREVGTFAHRLPADMVVTNPEHRAIAAGIWKVPVEKIPAKPGYHATEMLRALDRGDIRFLWVQCNNPFQAAPNVDRFRKGARKPGRFVVVSDVYPTRSTEVADLILPTAMWVEKEGMFGNAERRTQHWFKLADAPGEAKEDLWQIVEVARRMGLGHLFDYPADRSIHHSLFEEYRRFTLGVGKDLAPYEVYQKERGVIWPYVDGKSVKWRYNEEYDPYVPKGKGIDFYKNKKEDHRAVIWARPFEPAAEVPDADYPFWLSTGRVLEHWHTGTMTRRVPELHRAVPEALCELHPEDAARLGIKNGEAIRLTTRRGTLQIKASVGGRGIPGKGSVFVPFFDEERMINSLTLDAMCPISKEPDYKKCAVKVERV; via the coding sequence ATGGATATCAAGAGACGTCAGCTGATCAAGGGGGCCGCCGCCGCGGCGGCCATGGCGGCGGCCGGATTCCCGGTCAACGCCCTTCTGGCCAGCCAGGCAGAAGCGGCCGAAGCCGGCCTGACCTGGGGGAAGGCGCCCTGCCGCTTCTGCGGCACCGGTTGCGGCATCCTGGTCGGGACCAAAAACGGCAAGGTGGTGGCCACCAAGGGGGATGCGGCGGCGCCGGTCAACAGGGGACTCAACTGCATCAAGGGGTATTTTCTCGCCAAGATCCTTTCCGCCCCCGACCGGCTGACCCGGCCCCTGCTGCGCCAGGGGGACAAGTTCGTCCCTGTCAGCTGGGACCAGGCCCTCGATCTCATCGCCGAAAAGATGCAGGAAACGATCCGCGATCACGGGGCGCAGGCCGTCGGCATGTTCGGCTCCGGCCAGTGGACGGTGCAGGAGGGGTACGTCGCCGCCAAGTTCATGAAGGGCGGCATCGGCAGCAACAGCCTCGATCCCAACGCCCGCTTCTGCATGGCCAGTGCGGTCACCGGGTTCATGACCACCTTCGGCTCCGACGAACCGATGGGGAATTACGACGACCTCGACCTGGGGGATACCTTCTTCCTCTGGGGCGCCAACATGAGCGAGTGCCACCCGATCCTCTTCTCGCGCATGACCGCCAACCGGGTGAAGAATCCGGATGTCCAGATCATCGACCTGGCCACCCGCTATACCCGCACCTCCAGGGAGGCCGACCGGTACGTCGAATTCCAGCCGCAGTCCGACCTGGCCCTGGCCAACGGCATCGCCCACGTCATCGTCCGCGACAAGCTCTACGACAAGACCTTCGTCGCCGAAAAGGTGACCTTCAAAAAAGGGAAGACGGATATCGGCTACGGCACCGAGGACAACTTCCAGTTCAAGGAAGAGGCCGTGGGGATCGACTTTGCCGAGTACGCCGAATTTCTGAAGGACTACACTCCGGAGAAGGTCGAGGCGATTTCCGGCGTCCCGGCCGGAACCGTCGAGGAGTTGGCCAGGCTCTATGCCGACCCGAAGCGCAAGGTCTGCTCCTACTGGACCATGGGATTCAACCAGCACTCCCGCGGCACCTGGGTGAACAACCTGGTCTACAACATTCACCTTTTGACCGGCAAGATCTCCCAGCCCGGCCAGGGGCCCTTCAGCCTCACGGGCCAGCCCTCGGCCTGCGGCACCGCCCGCGAGGTCGGCACCTTTGCCCACCGCCTCCCGGCCGACATGGTGGTGACCAACCCCGAGCACCGGGCGATCGCCGCCGGGATCTGGAAGGTGCCGGTGGAGAAGATCCCGGCCAAGCCGGGGTACCATGCCACCGAGATGCTGCGGGCGCTCGACCGCGGCGATATCCGTTTTCTCTGGGTGCAGTGCAACAACCCCTTCCAGGCGGCGCCCAACGTCGATCGTTTCCGCAAGGGGGCGCGCAAGCCGGGACGTTTCGTGGTCGTCTCCGACGTCTACCCGACCCGGTCCACCGAGGTGGCCGATCTCATCCTGCCGACGGCCATGTGGGTGGAAAAGGAGGGGATGTTCGGCAACGCCGAGCGTCGCACCCAGCACTGGTTCAAGCTGGCCGACGCGCCCGGGGAGGCGAAGGAGGATCTGTGGCAGATCGTCGAGGTCGCCAGGCGCATGGGGTTGGGGCACCTCTTCGACTACCCGGCCGATCGGTCGATTCACCACTCCCTGTTCGAGGAGTACCGCCGCTTCACCCTCGGTGTCGGCAAGGACCTGGCTCCCTACGAGGTCTACCAGAAGGAGCGCGGGGTGATCTGGCCCTACGTCGACGGCAAGAGCGTCAAGTGGCGCTATAACGAGGAGTACGACCCCTACGTGCCGAAAGGGAAGGGGATCGACTTCTACAAGAACAAGAAGGAAGACCACCGGGCGGTGATCTGGGCCCGTCCCTTTGAACCGGCCGCCGAAGTGCCCGACGCCGACTATCCCTTCTGGCTCTCCACCGGTCGCGTCCTCGAACACTGGCACACCGGGACCATGACCCGGCGGGTGCCGGAGCTCCACCGGGCGGTTCCCGAGGCGCTCTGCGAACTTCATCCCGAAGATGCGGCCCGGCTCGGCATCAAGAACGGCGAGGCCATCAGGCTGACGACCCGGCGCGGCACACTGCAGATCAAGGCGAGCGTCGGCGGGCGGGGCATCCCGGGGAAAGGGAGTGTCTTCGTGCCGTTTTTCGACGAGGAGCGGATGATTAATTCCCTGACTCTCGACGCCATGTGTCCGATCTCCAAGGAACCGGACTACAAGAAGTGCGCAGTCAAGGTTGAAAGGGTCTGA
- a CDS encoding MauM/NapG family ferredoxin-type protein, giving the protein MSRTEEKSSLGPGARGALVGGGALWLLLKAGSGYGWLLRPPGAVAEDEFLKKCLRCGRCAHVCPYQAVQMGRLATGVALGTPLIVARQNPCRLCADLPCVRACPSGALDPELKEALKTRMGTAVIVERQECLSLKGLRCEVCYRVCPAIDKAITVESYLNAKTGRHAIFEPVVHKEHCTGCGICEEACVLERPAIVVGPLHPPSESWYEG; this is encoded by the coding sequence ATGAGCCGGACGGAAGAGAAATCCTCCCTGGGCCCCGGCGCCCGGGGGGCCCTGGTCGGCGGCGGGGCGCTCTGGCTCCTTCTCAAGGCCGGCTCGGGCTACGGCTGGCTGCTGCGTCCGCCGGGAGCGGTGGCCGAGGACGAGTTTCTCAAAAAATGCCTGCGCTGCGGGCGCTGTGCCCATGTCTGCCCCTATCAGGCGGTGCAGATGGGGCGTCTGGCAACCGGGGTGGCCCTCGGCACCCCGCTGATTGTCGCCCGCCAAAACCCCTGTCGGCTCTGCGCCGATCTCCCCTGCGTCAGGGCCTGTCCGAGCGGCGCGCTCGACCCGGAGCTCAAGGAGGCGCTGAAGACGCGCATGGGGACGGCGGTTATCGTCGAACGCCAGGAGTGCCTCTCTCTCAAGGGGCTGCGCTGCGAGGTCTGCTACCGGGTCTGCCCGGCGATCGACAAGGCAATCACCGTCGAGAGTTATCTCAACGCCAAAACCGGCCGGCATGCCATCTTCGAGCCGGTGGTGCACAAGGAGCACTGCACCGGCTGCGGGATTTGCGAAGAGGCCTGCGTCCTCGAGCGTCCGGCGATTGTCGTCGGTCCGCTGCACCCCCCGTCGGAGAGCTGGTATGAGGGTTAA
- a CDS encoding NapH/MauN family ferredoxin-type protein: MRVNFWAIGRRTVQVAVLLLLASPVLGWRGFQGNLGSASLSGILLSDPLAALQVLLLTGALAFPLLAGSASVLAVYGVLGGRSFCGWVCPVGLLTDLSERLPGRRNRPRWRLGWKGGVLALTLLLSLLLGLPVFETLSPIGIAGRALSFGPGAEVILLALIVASELLLVRRLWCRSLCPLGGFYALIGRFSPLKVAYRRERCIHCGRCREVCFVPEVLAPPLEEGATRVKSGECSRCGACIGTCPVAALTLSFSKP, translated from the coding sequence ATGAGGGTTAATTTCTGGGCCATCGGCCGCCGGACCGTGCAGGTGGCCGTGCTCCTCCTCCTCGCCTCGCCGGTTTTGGGGTGGAGAGGCTTTCAGGGGAACCTCGGCTCCGCCTCTCTTTCCGGCATCCTCCTTTCCGACCCCCTGGCCGCCCTGCAGGTGCTCCTTCTGACCGGCGCCCTGGCCTTCCCCTTGCTGGCCGGCAGCGCCTCGGTCCTGGCGGTCTACGGGGTCCTCGGCGGGCGCTCCTTCTGCGGCTGGGTCTGTCCCGTCGGTCTGCTCACCGATCTCTCCGAACGGCTGCCGGGGCGCCGCAACCGGCCGCGCTGGCGCCTCGGCTGGAAAGGGGGGGTGCTGGCCCTGACGCTGCTGTTGAGCCTCCTCCTTGGCCTGCCGGTCTTCGAAACCCTTTCTCCCATCGGAATTGCCGGTCGCGCCCTGAGTTTCGGTCCGGGGGCCGAAGTCATTCTCCTTGCCCTGATCGTTGCCTCCGAGCTCCTGCTGGTGCGGCGTCTCTGGTGCCGCAGCCTCTGCCCCCTCGGCGGTTTCTATGCCCTGATCGGCCGATTCTCGCCGCTGAAGGTCGCCTATCGCCGGGAGCGCTGCATCCACTGCGGACGCTGCCGGGAGGTCTGTTTTGTCCCCGAGGTCCTCGCCCCGCCCCTCGAGGAGGGGGCGACCCGGGTGAAGAGCGGCGAATGCAGCCGCTGTGGCGCCTGCATCGGCACCTGTCCGGTGGCGGCCCTGACCCTTTCCTTCAGCAAACCCTGA
- a CDS encoding response regulator, protein MSEITVLLADDVELFLELEKTFFRREAVRLLTARTGKEAVDLVLEHRPGLVFMDLYMPEMDGDEACRQIKAHPALGKTPVVMVTHGGRPEDLERCRQAGCDDILLKPINRHLFVETARRFLQVIDRAAPRVEARFSIRYGIFQQNLLSNYAVNLSTGGIFIETDTILPPHTALGLEFVLPEPEREIVCKGRVAWVNHPDKIINPALPAGMGLQFLDLQGDDLSAIREYIKTRALHPSW, encoded by the coding sequence ATGTCCGAGATCACCGTACTGCTGGCCGACGATGTGGAGCTCTTTCTCGAGCTGGAAAAGACCTTCTTCCGGCGCGAGGCCGTGCGCCTGCTGACGGCCCGCACCGGCAAGGAGGCCGTCGATCTCGTTCTGGAGCACCGGCCCGGTCTGGTCTTCATGGACCTTTACATGCCGGAGATGGACGGAGACGAGGCCTGCCGGCAGATCAAGGCGCACCCGGCCCTCGGGAAGACCCCCGTCGTCATGGTCACTCACGGCGGCCGTCCTGAGGATCTGGAACGGTGCCGTCAGGCGGGGTGCGATGACATCCTACTCAAGCCGATCAACCGTCACCTTTTTGTCGAAACCGCCCGCCGCTTCCTTCAGGTCATCGACAGGGCAGCTCCCCGCGTCGAAGCCCGTTTCAGTATCCGCTACGGTATTTTTCAGCAGAATCTCCTCTCCAATTATGCCGTCAACCTCAGTACCGGCGGAATCTTCATCGAAACCGACACCATCCTCCCCCCTCATACCGCCCTCGGTTTGGAGTTTGTCCTTCCCGAACCGGAAAGGGAGATTGTCTGCAAGGGGCGGGTGGCCTGGGTGAACCATCCGGATAAAATCATCAATCCGGCTCTTCCGGCGGGGATGGGTCTTCAGTTTCTCGATCTGCAGGGGGACGATCTCAGCGCCATCCGGGAATATATCAAAACCCGGGCACTTCACCCTTCCTGGTAA
- a CDS encoding MogA/MoaB family molybdenum cofactor biosynthesis protein — protein MTAGGPYRIGVLTLSDKGARGEREDESGRILREMIAPLGSVERYLVIPDDQETIVRTLVEWVDREGLDLILTTGGTGLSPRDLTPEATARVIDRQVPGMAEAMRMASMAKTPHAMISRALAGVRRTTLIINLPGSPKGVRENLEVVFPALGHALAKLKGDPADCAR, from the coding sequence TTGACGGCCGGGGGTCCTTACCGGATCGGCGTTCTGACCCTCTCCGATAAGGGGGCCCGGGGGGAGCGCGAGGACGAAAGCGGTCGGATCCTTCGGGAAATGATTGCGCCGCTGGGGAGCGTCGAGCGCTACCTGGTGATTCCCGACGATCAGGAAACCATCGTCCGGACCCTGGTGGAGTGGGTCGACCGGGAAGGTCTCGACCTGATCCTGACCACCGGCGGGACGGGACTCTCGCCGCGGGACCTGACTCCCGAGGCGACGGCCCGCGTCATCGACCGCCAGGTGCCGGGGATGGCCGAAGCGATGCGCATGGCCAGCATGGCCAAGACGCCCCACGCCATGATTTCCCGTGCCCTGGCCGGGGTGCGGCGGACCACCCTGATCATCAATTTACCGGGGAGCCCGAAGGGCGTCCGGGAGAACCTCGAGGTCGTTTTCCCCGCGCTCGGCCATGCCCTGGCCAAGCTCAAGGGTGACCCTGCCGATTGCGCCCGCTAG
- the fusA gene encoding elongation factor G, with product MGKYDTAKLRNLGIVAHGGAGKTSLTEAILFNTGMTDRLGRVDDGTSTMDFEPEEIKRHITINSSLHHCEWKGHSLHIVDTPGYSNFLHDTRNCLRILGGAVLIVSAISGVKAQTEKIWEWCQEFAVPLIAFVNKMDRDSADFLKAVDDMSKNLGTRAVLINMPIGAAEDFRGIIDLVFMKARFFDFDGKGTFREEEIPAEYLEDAGRLRTLLLEAVADADDGLMEKYLETETLSTEEILHGLREGTLTGTFTPVLCGSALANIGVRSLLEYIVHCLPSPLDKGTQMGSNPKSGELEERRPDEDEPFSAMVFKTISDPYTGKMTLFRVYSGTLKSDSMVYNPNRETVERIGQLFEVEGKKHKAIDVAVAGDIVAVPKLKVTVTGDTLCDAARPILFESPLPLKPVISFALQARSKNDEDKIHSALQRLIEEDPTLQVLRDEETHEQILSGMGQVHLEVTVEKLKRKYGVEVELKEPKVPYREAIKGRAKLQSKYKKQSGGRGQYADVWIELEPLPRGAGFEFVDKVVGGVVPRQYIPAVEKGVAEAMQRGTLAGFPVVDVRVTLFDGSHHSVDSSEMAFKIAGSMGFKKGMEQAGPVLLEPVMHMEIIVPDDCIGDVIGAMNSRRGKVLGVEPKANRQVINVQVPMAEVLKYAPELRSMTSDRGLFTMEFSHYEEVPPHLTAKILGELKKAE from the coding sequence ATGGGCAAGTACGATACGGCAAAGTTGCGCAACCTGGGAATTGTGGCCCATGGCGGGGCCGGAAAGACTTCGCTGACCGAGGCGATCCTCTTCAACACCGGAATGACCGACCGCCTGGGCCGGGTCGATGACGGCACCTCCACCATGGACTTCGAGCCGGAGGAGATCAAGCGCCACATCACCATCAATTCGAGCCTCCACCACTGCGAGTGGAAGGGGCACAGCCTGCATATCGTCGACACCCCCGGTTATAGCAATTTTCTCCATGACACCCGCAACTGCCTGCGGATTCTCGGCGGAGCGGTGCTGATCGTCTCGGCCATCTCCGGGGTCAAGGCCCAGACCGAAAAGATCTGGGAGTGGTGCCAGGAGTTTGCCGTGCCGCTCATCGCCTTCGTCAACAAGATGGACCGCGATAGCGCCGACTTCCTCAAGGCCGTCGACGACATGTCGAAAAATCTCGGAACCCGTGCGGTACTGATCAACATGCCGATCGGCGCCGCCGAAGATTTCCGCGGGATCATCGACCTGGTCTTCATGAAGGCGCGCTTCTTCGATTTCGACGGCAAGGGAACCTTCCGTGAAGAGGAGATCCCCGCCGAATACCTGGAGGATGCCGGACGCCTGCGCACCCTCCTCCTCGAAGCGGTGGCCGATGCCGACGACGGACTGATGGAGAAGTACCTGGAGACGGAGACCCTCTCCACCGAGGAGATCCTCCACGGTCTGCGCGAGGGGACGTTGACCGGGACCTTCACCCCGGTTCTGTGCGGCAGCGCTCTCGCCAATATCGGGGTCCGCTCCCTTCTCGAGTACATCGTCCACTGTCTGCCGTCCCCCCTCGACAAGGGGACCCAGATGGGGAGCAATCCCAAAAGCGGCGAGCTCGAAGAACGCCGCCCCGACGAGGACGAACCCTTTTCCGCCATGGTCTTCAAGACGATCAGCGATCCCTACACCGGCAAGATGACCCTCTTCCGCGTCTACTCGGGAACGCTGAAATCCGATTCGATGGTTTACAACCCCAACCGGGAGACCGTAGAGCGCATCGGACAACTCTTCGAAGTGGAGGGGAAGAAGCACAAGGCGATCGATGTGGCTGTAGCCGGAGACATTGTTGCCGTCCCCAAACTCAAGGTCACGGTGACCGGCGATACCCTTTGCGATGCCGCCCGGCCGATCCTCTTCGAAAGCCCGCTCCCGCTCAAGCCGGTGATCAGCTTTGCCCTGCAGGCCCGCAGCAAAAACGATGAGGACAAGATCCACTCCGCCCTTCAGCGGCTCATCGAAGAGGACCCAACCCTGCAGGTTCTGCGGGACGAGGAGACCCACGAACAGATCCTTTCGGGGATGGGGCAGGTGCATCTCGAGGTCACCGTCGAAAAACTCAAGCGCAAGTACGGCGTCGAGGTCGAGCTCAAGGAGCCCAAGGTACCCTATCGCGAGGCGATCAAGGGGCGCGCCAAGCTGCAGAGCAAATACAAGAAACAATCCGGCGGGCGCGGCCAGTACGCCGACGTGTGGATCGAGTTGGAGCCTCTCCCCCGCGGCGCCGGGTTCGAGTTCGTCGACAAGGTTGTCGGCGGCGTCGTCCCCCGCCAGTACATCCCCGCCGTGGAAAAGGGGGTGGCCGAGGCGATGCAGCGCGGAACCCTGGCCGGCTTTCCCGTCGTCGACGTCCGGGTGACCCTTTTCGACGGTTCCCACCATTCGGTCGATTCCTCGGAGATGGCCTTCAAAATCGCCGGCTCCATGGGGTTCAAGAAGGGGATGGAACAGGCCGGACCGGTGCTCCTCGAGCCGGTGATGCATATGGAAATCATCGTCCCCGACGACTGCATCGGCGACGTCATCGGCGCCATGAACTCGCGGCGCGGCAAGGTCCTGGGGGTGGAGCCCAAGGCCAACCGCCAGGTGATCAACGTTCAGGTTCCCATGGCCGAAGTTCTCAAGTACGCTCCCGAACTGCGGTCCATGACCTCGGACCGGGGTCTGTTCACCATGGAGTTTTCCCATTACGAAGAGGTGCCACCGCACCTGACGGCAAAAATTCTCGGCGAGTTGAAGAAGGCCGAGTAG
- a CDS encoding MOSC domain-containing protein, translated as MNRAEIIAVCTSPGKGERKKDVGSGRLVENYGLEGDGHGGDWHRQVSLLAMESIDKMKAAGLDVGPGDFAENLTTRGIDLCHLPIGTRLKVGETALLEVTQIGKICHERCAIYYQAGDCVMPKEGIFAIVLKGGAVSRGDVIVLAEESASGEETL; from the coding sequence ATGAACAGGGCGGAGATCATCGCCGTTTGCACCAGCCCCGGCAAGGGGGAGCGGAAGAAGGACGTCGGCAGCGGCCGACTGGTGGAAAATTACGGGCTGGAGGGGGACGGCCATGGCGGGGACTGGCACCGCCAGGTAAGTCTTCTGGCCATGGAGAGCATTGACAAGATGAAGGCCGCCGGCCTCGATGTCGGCCCCGGAGATTTTGCGGAAAATCTGACCACCCGGGGGATCGATCTCTGCCATCTTCCCATCGGCACCCGCCTCAAGGTGGGGGAAACGGCCCTCCTTGAAGTGACCCAGATCGGAAAGATTTGCCACGAGCGCTGCGCCATCTACTATCAGGCCGGTGACTGCGTGATGCCCAAGGAGGGGATTTTCGCCATTGTCCTCAAGGGGGGAGCCGTATCCCGGGGGGATGTCATCGTCCTGGCCGAGGAATCGGCCAGCGGGGAGGAGACGCTTTGA
- a CDS encoding chaperone NapD, with protein MPVSGIVIRIDPEQRDRVVAGLAAMAEVELQPLSNSTILVAVLDAVDFERENALVRTIGDLPGVVSVSLSYHNFEDMAEVPPSPQRTDLSGPE; from the coding sequence ATGCCCGTCAGCGGTATTGTCATTCGGATCGACCCGGAGCAAAGGGACCGGGTCGTCGCCGGTCTTGCGGCGATGGCGGAAGTTGAACTGCAGCCCCTTTCGAACAGCACCATTCTGGTCGCGGTGCTCGATGCGGTCGATTTCGAGAGAGAAAACGCCCTCGTCCGGACCATCGGCGACTTGCCGGGCGTGGTGAGTGTGTCCCTGTCCTATCATAATTTCGAGGATATGGCCGAGGTTCCCCCTTCCCCTCAGAGGACAGATCTTTCCGGTCCCGAGTAA
- a CDS encoding DUF502 domain-containing protein — MSDPMENGGKPGLGRRLIRHLKKKFITGLLVIIPVGITIFILRFLFGLADGVLAPSIKKGVGFFSGEGLYIPGAGMMAGLLVIYLAGVVASNVLGRRMVDFWDRLFSRIPLVKSIYTSSKQIINVFSSGGTGSFRQAVYVEFPRAGSFSIAFITNSVKAASGKPYYTVFIPTSPNPTSGYVLLLEESQVYPAAFGVEEAMKIIMSGGMVTPDVLRAEKLQ; from the coding sequence GTGAGCGATCCGATGGAAAATGGCGGTAAACCAGGGCTTGGCCGGCGGTTGATACGTCACCTGAAGAAGAAGTTCATTACCGGATTGCTGGTGATCATCCCCGTGGGGATCACCATTTTCATTCTGCGTTTCCTCTTCGGTCTCGCCGACGGGGTCCTGGCTCCCTCCATCAAAAAGGGGGTCGGTTTTTTCTCCGGCGAGGGGCTTTATATCCCCGGCGCCGGGATGATGGCCGGACTTCTCGTGATCTATCTCGCCGGGGTGGTGGCCTCCAATGTTCTCGGCCGCCGCATGGTCGACTTCTGGGACCGGCTCTTTTCCCGCATCCCCCTGGTCAAGTCGATTTACACCTCCTCCAAACAGATCATCAACGTCTTTTCCAGCGGGGGGACCGGGTCCTTCCGTCAGGCCGTTTATGTGGAATTCCCCCGCGCCGGCTCCTTTTCCATCGCCTTCATCACCAACAGCGTCAAGGCCGCCTCCGGCAAACCCTACTACACCGTCTTTATCCCCACCTCTCCCAATCCGACCTCCGGTTATGTGCTCCTTCTCGAGGAATCCCAGGTCTATCCGGCGGCTTTCGGTGTCGAAGAGGCGATGAAAATCATCATGTCCGGAGGCATGGTCACCCCCGATGTGTTGCGCGCGGAAAAGCTTCAGTAA
- a CDS encoding SPOR domain-containing protein, whose protein sequence is MADKDDFHFEEEGEENSFDMTGGFDGPGSRKDADADPFDSSFVQTKKRSLSRPLLLVLLLLVLCLAGVYFFLTPEPAPVVRAPAPVVKKQPIPLPVAPSAPASEPVRTAPGTTITGAPAPPVESAVRPLEKGVVEESLSQEKVAVVEPANVSPAAPTAAPTAAPTAAPATAPATAPATAPATAPVTAPATAPAAAPTAAPATAPATAPATAPAAQGEVQVKTKPEIVPSTASPASSGKYVLQGGAFLVHENLVEAEATVRELGFEPRLEAGQKTEKMTRLRVGLYAPAEARAKLQEIKGLAPDAFLVRAGDQMGVYAGSYYDLDKSRRFADHLYQQGLRVEEEYVEIPLPLTILTFGDFPDMAAARQAAERARAKGLDVLIVQRH, encoded by the coding sequence ATGGCGGACAAGGATGATTTTCATTTTGAGGAAGAGGGGGAAGAGAACTCCTTCGATATGACCGGGGGGTTCGACGGCCCCGGGTCCCGCAAGGACGCGGACGCCGATCCCTTCGACTCTTCCTTCGTGCAGACAAAAAAGAGATCCCTGTCACGGCCCCTGCTCCTGGTCCTTCTTCTTTTGGTCCTCTGCCTGGCCGGAGTCTATTTTTTCTTGACTCCTGAACCCGCGCCGGTGGTTCGGGCTCCGGCGCCGGTCGTCAAGAAACAGCCGATTCCCCTCCCCGTTGCGCCGAGCGCCCCGGCGTCCGAACCGGTCCGGACGGCACCGGGAACAACAATAACCGGCGCACCCGCGCCCCCGGTCGAATCCGCTGTCCGACCCCTGGAAAAAGGGGTCGTCGAGGAGAGTCTGAGCCAGGAGAAAGTGGCGGTCGTGGAACCGGCGAACGTTTCACCGGCCGCACCGACGGCTGCACCGACGGCTGCACCGACGGCTGCCCCGGCGACTGCCCCGGCAACTGCCCCGGCAACTGCCCCGGCGACTGCCCCGGTCACTGCCCCGGCGACTGCCCCGGCGGCTGCACCGACGGCTGCCCCGGCGACTGCCCCGGCGACTGCCCCGGCGACTGCCCCGGCGGCGCAGGGGGAAGTGCAAGTCAAGACGAAACCGGAGATCGTCCCTTCTACCGCTTCTCCCGCGTCGTCCGGCAAGTACGTGCTCCAGGGGGGAGCCTTCCTGGTGCACGAGAACCTCGTCGAGGCGGAAGCGACCGTGCGCGAACTCGGTTTCGAGCCGCGCCTGGAAGCGGGGCAGAAGACGGAGAAGATGACCCGGTTGCGGGTCGGCCTCTACGCTCCGGCCGAAGCCCGGGCCAAACTCCAGGAAATAAAGGGACTGGCTCCCGACGCCTTTCTTGTCCGGGCCGGAGACCAGATGGGGGTCTATGCCGGATCCTATTACGATCTCGACAAGTCCCGCCGCTTTGCCGACCATCTTTATCAGCAGGGGCTGCGGGTCGAGGAGGAGTATGTGGAGATTCCCCTGCCGTTGACGATCCTCACCTTCGGGGATTTCCCGGATATGGCGGCGGCCCGCCAGGCCGCCGAGCGGGCCCGGGCCAAAGGATTGGACGTTCTTATCGTTCAGAGGCACTGA